A section of the Deltaproteobacteria bacterium genome encodes:
- a CDS encoding response regulator transcription factor, translated as MILRCIIADDERPSRDELLHLLSEMGDVEILACVQNGKEALELLKKTRPDVVFLDIRMPVVSGFDVAREILTFPDPPAIVFATAYDEYAIQAFDIRAVDYLLKPFSRERLTETVQRLKEARVKKLDLSDLKEIIERVEGTLESKKLVRIPVADKGKILLLPPVDVFFCSTTDSKIRVCTWEESYSCGMTLNELENRLKDEHFLRVHRGCLVNLNHVRGLIPWFDGKYLLTMGDSHGTEIQVSRNNAKHLKRILHL; from the coding sequence ATGATACTACGCTGCATTATCGCTGACGATGAACGCCCGTCCCGTGATGAGTTGCTGCATCTTCTTTCGGAAATGGGCGATGTCGAGATCCTCGCCTGCGTGCAAAACGGGAAGGAAGCGCTTGAATTGTTGAAAAAAACAAGACCGGATGTCGTTTTTCTCGATATTCGCATGCCCGTTGTCAGCGGCTTTGACGTGGCACGGGAAATCCTGACCTTTCCCGACCCGCCGGCGATCGTGTTCGCCACTGCCTACGACGAATACGCCATTCAGGCATTCGACATCAGGGCCGTTGATTATCTTCTCAAACCCTTTTCCCGTGAAAGGCTTACGGAAACTGTTCAACGCCTCAAAGAGGCACGGGTAAAGAAACTGGACCTGTCCGATCTGAAGGAGATCATCGAACGGGTTGAAGGTACGCTTGAATCAAAAAAACTGGTAAGAATACCTGTTGCCGACAAAGGGAAGATCCTGCTCCTGCCACCGGTGGATGTCTTTTTCTGCAGCACCACCGACAGTAAGATAAGGGTCTGCACATGGGAAGAATCATATTCCTGCGGCATGACACTCAATGAGCTTGAGAATCGTTTGAAGGATGAGCATTTTCTCCGGGTCCACCGGGGATGCCTTGTCAACCTTAACCATGTCAGGGGGCTGATCCCCTGGTTTGACGGCAAATATCTCCTGACCATGGGAGACAGCCACGGCACGGAAATCCAAGTCAGCAGAAACAACGCGAAACATCTGAAACGGATATTACATCTCTGA
- a CDS encoding histidine kinase gives MNAFDLFITLVERFGLIVTACFVLMQLGAFRKILQKRADTYEKILITLIFGVFGVIGTNAGINVMEAIANFRGMAVITAGLLGGPFVGLGAGLIAGGYRLLLGGFTAFGCGFATLIEGIGAGLIFHYRRGRAIDWKLAGAVAIIGESLQMLLVLGTSTPFTDALTVVQIVAFPVMLLNALGTAIFIQVINIIRREEEKAGAEQAQKALRIARETVGHLRTGLNERSAQETAEIIHRIADVAGVAITDRHGTLAFRGTVGEHKPAGTGELSPPTAEVIKTGAYRVIGAKKHGRPTGPDRHPCSGIIVPLSKKDVVAGTLTLYKEPGSRITRVDRELAIGLAHLFSTQLELEEIQKQAQVLTKAEIKALQAQINPHFLFNALNTISSLCRSDMEKARDLIIHLGNFFRGTFKSSETGLVSLEEELENVRSYLTIEKARFGERITVIYSLHHNSGSWSIPPFTLQPLVENAIKHGLSGRDRGGTVSITTDRDGDDLRITVEDTGIGMSGETVKMILNGTDTAHRGSGIALANIQQRLTFLYGPEYGKLTIESTEGAGTKMSLKIPAGGKRES, from the coding sequence GTGAATGCCTTCGATCTGTTCATCACACTTGTTGAGCGTTTCGGTCTTATTGTGACGGCGTGCTTTGTGTTGATGCAACTCGGCGCCTTCAGGAAGATACTACAGAAGCGGGCCGATACGTATGAAAAGATCCTGATCACCCTCATATTCGGTGTTTTTGGCGTCATCGGGACAAACGCCGGAATAAACGTCATGGAAGCGATAGCTAACTTCAGGGGTATGGCGGTCATAACGGCGGGGCTCCTGGGAGGTCCTTTCGTAGGACTGGGGGCCGGCCTGATCGCCGGAGGGTACCGGTTACTGCTGGGTGGATTCACCGCTTTCGGCTGCGGTTTCGCCACACTTATCGAAGGGATCGGGGCCGGTCTGATATTTCATTACCGGCGTGGCCGTGCCATCGACTGGAAACTCGCCGGTGCCGTGGCGATCATCGGTGAATCCCTTCAGATGCTGCTGGTGCTCGGCACGAGCACACCATTCACGGATGCCCTGACCGTCGTGCAGATCGTCGCATTCCCCGTGATGCTTCTGAACGCGTTGGGCACGGCCATTTTCATTCAGGTCATCAATATCATCCGCCGGGAAGAAGAAAAGGCCGGGGCGGAACAGGCGCAGAAGGCCCTGCGGATCGCCCGCGAAACAGTGGGACACCTCAGAACCGGTCTGAACGAGCGTTCGGCACAAGAGACCGCCGAGATCATACACAGAATCGCCGACGTGGCCGGCGTGGCGATCACGGACCGCCACGGAACGCTCGCCTTCCGGGGAACGGTCGGTGAGCACAAGCCCGCTGGTACCGGTGAACTCAGCCCGCCGACGGCGGAAGTTATCAAGACCGGTGCATACCGGGTGATCGGCGCAAAAAAGCACGGCAGGCCAACGGGTCCGGACCGCCATCCCTGCAGCGGAATCATTGTTCCGCTCAGTAAAAAGGATGTTGTGGCAGGGACGCTGACGCTCTACAAGGAACCGGGGAGCCGCATCACCAGGGTAGACAGGGAACTGGCAATCGGGCTGGCCCACCTCTTTTCAACCCAGCTCGAGCTTGAAGAGATCCAGAAACAGGCGCAGGTTCTGACCAAGGCGGAAATAAAGGCGCTACAGGCCCAGATCAACCCGCATTTTCTCTTCAACGCCCTGAACACCATCAGTTCGCTGTGCCGCAGCGACATGGAGAAAGCGCGTGATCTGATAATTCACCTGGGAAACTTTTTCCGAGGAACCTTTAAAAGCAGCGAGACAGGTCTTGTCAGCCTCGAAGAGGAACTGGAGAACGTTCGATCCTACCTGACAATTGAAAAGGCCCGATTCGGGGAACGGATCACCGTTATCTATTCTCTTCATCACAACAGCGGTTCCTGGTCCATCCCACCCTTCACCCTTCAGCCCCTCGTTGAGAACGCCATAAAACACGGTCTGTCAGGACGTGACCGGGGTGGGACGGTTTCCATAACAACGGACAGGGACGGCGATGACCTGCGTATCACCGTTGAAGACACCGGTATCGGCATGTCCGGGGAAACAGTGAAGATGATCTTGAACGGCACGGACACCGCTCATCGCGGATCCGGCATCGCCCTCGCCAATATTCAGCAGAGGCTGACATTCCTCTATGGACCCGAATACGGAAAATTGACCATCGAGAGTACCGAGGGAGCAGGCACGAAAATGTCCCTGAAAATACCCGCCGGGGGAAAACGGGAATCGTGA